One region of Salvia miltiorrhiza cultivar Shanhuang (shh) chromosome 3, IMPLAD_Smil_shh, whole genome shotgun sequence genomic DNA includes:
- the LOC131018574 gene encoding uncharacterized protein LOC131018574 — translation MPQRRRNQVQEEEKREIMPPPPPPQERRIEEIFLCQNPPVFDGKGDPAVTEEWIRSMERIFRLLRCNDQERIMCMSYQLKGSTDFWWKAKQKTMTPGQLEKLTWEEFKTALCEKYIPRSYRRKKEMEFVNLRQGKKTVAEYDREFYDLARYAPYRVDSDEKMSELFCAALRQEIRIVLASQHALTYAEALNRALDMELAMQPERPTAGSQPSETPNS, via the coding sequence ATGCCGCAAAGAAGAAGGAATCAAGTTCAGGAAGAAGAAAAGCGTGAAATTATGCCACCACCACCCCCACCCCAAGAAAGGAGAATAGAAGAAATCTTCCTATGCCAAAACCCACCAGTTTTTGATGGAAAAGGTGATCCTGCAGTAACTGAGGAATGGATTCGGTCAATGGAAAGGATTTTTCGATTGTTACGCTGTAACGACCAGGAACGAATCATGTGTATGTCCTATCAGCTTAAGGGCTCAACCGATTTCTGGTGGAAGGCAAAACAAAAGACAATGACACCTGGGCAATTGGAGAAACTTACGTGGGAAGAATTCAAAACTGCACTTTGTGAGAAGTATATTCCACGAAGTTACAggagaaagaaagagatggaatttGTTAATCTTCGACAAGGAAAGAAGACGGTGGCGGAGTATGATAGAGAATTTTATGACCTGGCTAGATACGCACCATACCGAGTGGATTCGGATGAGAAAATGTCCGAATTATTCTGTGCGGCACTTCGCCAAGAAATAAGAATTGTGTTAGCAAGTCAGCATGCCTTGACTTATGCTGAAGCTCTAAACCGAGCATTGGATATGGAgttggcaatgcagccagaacGACCCACCGCTGGCTCCCAACCCTCGGAAACCCCCAACTCTTAG